Proteins from one Nicotiana tabacum cultivar K326 chromosome 23, ASM71507v2, whole genome shotgun sequence genomic window:
- the LOC142177146 gene encoding uncharacterized protein LOC142177146 — MSAYTVHLISRLDPLNYIFQKPKPTGKLAKWQILLREFDIVYITQKAIKGKALADYLTENPVDGDYEPLTTYFLDVEVLFAEEDIAESYPGRRMFSDGATNFKGVGIGAVLILESGPHYSASPKIIFPCTNNMDEYELGILRIRMAIDMNVKELLVIVDFDLLIHQVQGEWSTKNVKILPYLHYVKELCRKFMKIEFKNVPRI, encoded by the coding sequence ATGTCAGCATATACTGTGCATCTGATATCACGGCTCGACCCACTCAattacatcttccagaagccgaAGCCTACTGGAAAGTTAGCTAAATGGCAAATTCTCCTCAGGgaatttgacattgtgtacataactCAGAAAGCTATCAAGGGGAAAGCTTTAGCCGACTACCTCACAGAGAATCCAGTGGACGGGGATTATGAGCCACTCACTACGTATTTTCTCGATGTAGAGGTATTATTTGCCgaagaagatattgcagaatcataCCCTGGACGGAGAATGTTTTCCGatggagcaacaaacttcaaaggagtcggAATTGGGGCAGTCTTAATTTTGGAATCCGGACCGCACTATTCAGCATCGCCAAAGATAATATTcccttgtaccaataatatggatGAATACGAATTGGGCATCCTTAGGATTAgaatggcaatcgacatgaacgTCAAAGAACTTTTGGTCATAGTGGATTTCGATCTATTGATACACCAAGTCCAAGGGGAGTGGTCCACCAAAAACGTCAAGATCCTTCCATATCTGCACTACGTAAAAGAGCTATGCAGGAAATTCATGAAGATTGAGTTCAAGAACGTTCCCAGGATTTAG
- the LOC107789854 gene encoding nascent polypeptide-associated complex subunit beta, with protein sequence MNVEKLRKMAGSVRTGGKGSMRRKKKAVHKTTTTDDKRLQSTLKRIGVNAIPAIEEVNIFKEDVVIQFINPKVQASIAANTWVVSGSPQTKKLQDILPQIIHQLGPDNLENLKKLAEQFQKQAPSAAGAPEGAAAPQDDDDDEVPELVAGQTFEAAAAEEGHTS encoded by the exons ATGAATGTAGAAAAGCTACGCAAAATGGCCGGTTCGGTAAGGACTGGTGGTAAGGGATCCATGCGAAG AAAGAAGAAGGCAGTTCACAAGACAACTACAACAGACGACAAGAGACTTCAAAGCACCCTCAAAAGAATAGGGGTGAATGCTATTCCTGCTATTGAAGAGGTTAACATTTTTAAGGAGGATGTAGTTATCCAATTCATTAACCCCAAAG TTCAAGCTTCTATTGCTGCAAACACTTGGGTTGTTAGTGGTTCCCCTCAGACCAAGA AGTTGCAGGATATTCTTCCTCAAATTATTCACCAGTTGG GCCCTGATAATTTGGAGAATTTGAAGAAGCTAGCAGAGCAGTTCCAGAAGCAGGCACCTAGTGCTGCCGGGGCGCCTGAAGGTGCTGCTGCACCAcaggacgatgatgatgatgaggtgcCGGAACTCGTGGCTGGCCAAACCTTTGAAGCAGCCGCTGCAGAGGAGGGTCACACttcctaa